One Elaeis guineensis isolate ETL-2024a chromosome 10, EG11, whole genome shotgun sequence genomic window carries:
- the LOC105053440 gene encoding DNA repair protein XRCC4, translating to MEASVRHTCLKLDLPVEDPKAKDSIFVKGTWFPSHFHLAITDGLNAWTCHASEEEVRQRAEQWDQPPADYVALAERYLGFQQPGSRYGFDDAGNGQKRLSWTFEKQGTKMEWRWKCQPSSNNRQTTSEILDFLMDANIHLSEEVVRKTQTAEKLKAEAERCLLQSEKFNNEKAEFESAVYTKFVAVLNSKKAKLRELRDRISKLEATGKAPKEEDDSTDKTETFDEGSDNESIKEEPVEETGDDIPCTSENIATSSKDRKRTRK from the exons ATGGAGGCTTCGGTGAGGCACACCTGTCTCAAACTCGACCTCCCCGTCGAAGACCCCAAAGCCAAAGACTCCATCTTTGTAAAGGGCACCTGGTTCCCCTCCCACTTCCACCTCGCCATCACCGACGGCCTCAACGCTTGGACCTGCCAtg CGTCGGAAGAGGAGGTGAGACAGAGGGCGGAGCAGTGGGACCAGCCACCGGCGGATTACGTCGCCCTGGCCGAGCGGTACCTAGGGTTTCAGCAGCCGGGCTCGAGATATGGCTTCGACGACGCCGGAAATGGGCAGAAAAGA CTGTCATGGACATTTGAAAAGCAAGGTACCAAGATGGAGTGGCGTTGGAAGTGCCAACCATCATCAAATAATAGGCAAACTACATCTGAAATCCTAGATTTTCTTATGGATGCAAATATACATCTAAGT GAAGAGGTAGTTAGAAAGACCCAGACTGCAGAGAAACTGAAAGCAGAAGCGGAGAGATGCTTATTACAAAGTGAGAAATTTAACAACGAGAAAGCTGAATTTGAATCTGCTGTCTATACAAAG TTTGTTGCTGTCTTGAACTCAAAGAAGGCCAAACTGAGAGAGCTGAGGGATCGAATATCAAAACTAGAAGCCACTGGGAAAGCTCCAAAGGAAGAAGATGATTCCACTGATAAAACAGAGACCTTTGACGAAGGTAGTGATAATGAAAGCATCAAGGAGGAACCTGTCGAGGAAACTGGTGATGATATTCCCTGTACTTCAGAGAACATTGCCACTTCTTCGAAAGACAGAAAGAGAACAAGGAAGTAG